One segment of Tistrella mobilis DNA contains the following:
- a CDS encoding thiolase family protein: MRDVYIIGAFSTAFGKKPETGFKALTREAYTGLLADAGLETGAGIETGWFSNCGMGSWGQRNIRGQVCFTPLVRDGLFPERVPMVNVEGGCASAMMALSGAFKDVASGEVELSMAMGVEKTFVPGDAERTKEIFEGGIDQMDPDEWRQYYAAAGETANKPFEYGPDRTVFMDTYAMQACYHMAKWGTTQRQIAIAASKNHWHGSLNPKAQYRFEVSPDEVLADRPVSFPLTRSMCAPIGDGAAGVLVCSKDYLDGQPAHVRARAIRIAGLAMSGGKYRDLDEPGLSSVAAKKAYARAGLSPADIDLVELHDATSFCELYQLEMLGFCEPGTSGRFIEAGETRLGGRLPVNTSGGLVSKGHPVGATGLSMVSELAAQLRHEAGDRQVADAKIALAENGGGVVGFDEAACAVAILARADA, from the coding sequence ATGCGCGACGTCTATATCATCGGTGCCTTCTCGACCGCCTTCGGCAAGAAGCCCGAGACCGGCTTCAAGGCACTGACCCGCGAGGCCTATACCGGCCTCCTGGCCGATGCCGGGCTGGAGACGGGGGCCGGGATCGAAACCGGCTGGTTCAGCAATTGCGGCATGGGCAGCTGGGGCCAGCGCAATATCCGCGGTCAGGTCTGCTTCACGCCGCTGGTGCGCGACGGCCTGTTCCCCGAGCGGGTGCCCATGGTCAACGTCGAAGGCGGCTGCGCTTCGGCGATGATGGCCCTGTCGGGCGCGTTCAAGGATGTCGCCTCGGGCGAGGTCGAGCTGTCGATGGCGATGGGCGTCGAGAAGACCTTCGTGCCCGGCGATGCCGAACGCACCAAAGAGATCTTCGAGGGCGGCATCGACCAGATGGACCCGGACGAATGGCGGCAGTATTACGCCGCCGCCGGCGAGACCGCCAACAAGCCCTTCGAATACGGCCCCGACCGGACGGTGTTCATGGACACCTATGCCATGCAGGCCTGCTATCACATGGCGAAATGGGGCACGACCCAGCGCCAGATCGCCATCGCCGCCTCGAAGAATCACTGGCATGGCAGCCTGAACCCCAAGGCGCAGTACCGGTTCGAGGTCTCGCCCGACGAGGTGCTGGCCGACCGGCCGGTGAGCTTCCCCCTCACCCGGTCGATGTGCGCCCCCATCGGCGACGGCGCCGCCGGCGTGCTGGTCTGCTCGAAGGATTATCTCGACGGCCAGCCGGCCCATGTCCGCGCGCGCGCGATCCGCATCGCCGGCCTCGCCATGTCGGGCGGCAAGTATCGCGATCTCGACGAGCCGGGCCTGAGTTCGGTGGCGGCAAAGAAGGCCTATGCCCGCGCCGGGCTCAGCCCCGCCGACATCGATCTGGTCGAACTGCACGACGCCACCTCGTTCTGCGAACTCTATCAGCTGGAGATGCTGGGCTTCTGCGAGCCCGGCACCAGCGGCCGCTTCATCGAGGCGGGCGAGACCCGGCTGGGCGGCCGTCTGCCGGTCAATACCTCGGGCGGGCTGGTCTCCAAGGGCCATCCGGTGGGGGCGACCGGCCTGTCGATGGTCTCGGAACTGGCCGCCCAGCTCCGCCACGAGGCGGGCGACCGCCAGGTGGCGGATGCGAAGATCGCCCTCGCCGAGAATGGCGGCGGGGTGGTCGGCTTCGACGAGGCCGCCTGCGCAGTCGCCATCCTGGCCCGCGCCGACGCCTGA